The DNA window GGCTACTGAGTCTACATCGTCTGCAGCAGTAGGTAAGTGACTGTATGTCCTGACTGCAGCAATAAGTGACTGTATGTCCTGACTGTATGTCCTGACTGCAGCAGTAAGTGACTGTATGTCCTGACTGTATGTCCTGACTGCAGCAGTAAGTAACTGTATGTCCTGACTGTATGTCCTGACTGCAGCAGTAAGTGACTGTATGTCCTGACTGCAGTAGTAGTCCTGACTATGATCGTATGGGCATCCAGTGGCTGAACCTATCCAAGAAGCGTTGTACGTGCACAACGTAAAAGTCTACATTGTGAGAGAAATCAATGCAGATGCTACTGTATGTGTCCGCTAGGGTGCAGTACAGAGCCGTCCCGCCCAGACTGATCACCACGGTTACCAggcacaacaacagcaggatcAAACATGAGTCTCCGCCCACCTCGTCTGCACAGAGAAAAAAACATACTAATTAATATTTTGAACAAGATAATGGTGGTTGGTGCAGATGGTATGAGGTGTTACTACAATGTTATTatatttgtattcatttatttgcccctggggcggcagggtggcctagtggttagagcgttggactagtaaccggaaggttgcaagtacaaacccccgagctgacaaggtacaaatctgtcgttctgcccctgaacaggcagttaacccactgttcctaggccgtcattgaaaataagaatttgttcttaactgacttgcctggttaaataaagataaaaataaataaaaataaatgtataatatgtatagcttgtatagactgtgtgtgtgtgtggggggggcatggTGCTcacaacaccagggttgtgggtttgattcccacaggggaccagtatgtgtatatatatatacactcactactgtcagttgctctggataagagagtccaCTAAAACATGCGTGTGAGAAGACAGAGGTTGTTTTTGGGCTGATCCATACCTGGTTCCATGCCGTCCTCTGGCTGGCTGAAGTGCACCTTTCgtttggagttgtgtttggctgCATCGGGACCCTCGGGGGGCAGGCCATCTAACGATGCCCTCCTCCTCTTTAGAATGGACACCAGGCCGTCTGCTGAGGAGCGCTGGATGGGAGCAGAGTGCTGGGAGTCAGAGATATTATTACAGGGAATAGATGGAAAATAACAGGCTATATCTGaaatggcaccatgttccctatatacAGAGCTACATTTGACCAGCTCAATAGGGCCACCTATAGGTGAAATTATGTGTATGTTTGCACAACAAACTGCAATGATGCACAGATGTAGGATTTGATCACCCTGCTGTTGCAGGAAACGCAAACTGTATTCAAGGTCTATAAAAGgttgtaatgttttgtcatttGAGGACGTCATTGTCACAACCATTGACTGATTTATCGAACAGGACCTGTATGTGAGCTATTTGTTCTACAGGCGTCTATTGTGGCCCTTTAATGACATCATAgcctctgtgtcctgtcctcaaATCTCACTGAGTTCCACCCATGGCCACGTTGCTTGGTGTGGCACAGGACATGGAATGAAGTAACAAACACAGCCAACTCCGATTACAGACCCAGCTCCTCTGCCAAGACTTCTCTGGGCTCCCTTGAGCCTGTCCAGGGCTGTGTGTCAATCCAAAATGTGTGTCCCCTCCCaaacaagagacagagacagagagaacaggcagagacagagagagaagagacagagaaagaagtgagagacagagagatgagacggTAAACATGAGGCCGTTAATGtttcctcacctcctccactTGAGACAGTTTGTCCAGGTCTTCGGCTGAGGCTTGGGGAACCCCCACTGGCCACTCCACCACCTGCACCTCCTCTTCTGGACTCTCCTCAAACACCTCCTCTTCATCCACCCCCTGCCCTTCCTCTTCCAACTCTTCCtttcctcgctctccctcctctcctccctcctcagccATGTCAGGGACAGCTCCTGTTGACGTGGTCTCCTTAACATCCTCCTCACTCTGTCTTACAGGGTTGTTGACTCTGACTGCAGAGACAAGAGAAGTGTTGCTTAAAGCACGGACACAACGGTAGCGTTTGCCAGCCAAGAGTACTCagcacctctgaacagagtgTCGGACGTAATTTGCAAATCGAGTGCAAACCGGTTCTACATGTAGAATCACGCAAAAATGGCATCAGTTAGATGGCCACCGGCAGGGTGgtccctcaaacacacacagcgaACGAACGGCGAGAAGATCAGCAGATCGATTACAGTACTACTGATCACCTGGCTTcaccatagacagacacacacacacacacactaacacactaacagtaCTGTAGATATAGCTGAGACAGTACGGAAGCATCATCTGGCATCAGATTCCATTTTATGAGCCCTTATTGATTAGAACCAAACTACAGTCTGAGGCTTTCCAGTGAACAAAGAGGACGATATCATCAACCTCGTATTCACATCTCTAGGCTAAGTGGTCATACTATAATATTGATTTAGGAATTCATATGATGTGTTTTGTGTTGACCTTTTCCATGATGGGATGGtgacctttctttctctctcccatcacaCTGCCCCCTGGTGTTGTGGCTGTCTTTCAGCACCGTGTCTGCCATGCTCTGGGGGAAAAAACAGCTCTATCATGAATGTCACACCACAAAAACACATCTTATGTGATGGATTAAGAAACATGATCAAAATGAtggtgtgtagtgtactgttatGTATTTTCTTACCATTTTCGCACTAAGCATTGGTCtattacgagagagagagagagagagagagagacacagagagagacacagagagagacacagacacagagagagagacacagagagagagacacagagagagagagagtcagattgGGTAAACTGATGTTTTGAAGCCATTTGATTTAAAAATGTTAAAGCTAACATGACCGGAGGCCACTACAGCAAGTTGGTGTCTGGCATCCAGCTGAATCAATCTACCACAAGCTACTGTTGAACCAATTAGGTGCCTTTTCAGTTGTGTAACTCATAAAAAGagtttgaataaaataaaataaaaatcccatCTCAAAAAATAAAGTAACGGGGTTGACAATTTCGTCTTACTGTAAATCAGGCATAAATCCCCAtgtgcttgttgtgtgcaacagggaggggcaattgaatgcaagcttcacaaaacaaaaacatttaaaaaaaatgtctagcctgtctatctctgggtaacagggttgacgtgttatgttcgacccgctcagttttccaccacaaaacaccagaaaatggtcaaaaagagtcaaaccagctcacctgcttttacactatgattagATGTTCAACATTTCtttagaaaaaaatacatttaaaaaggaaGAGTTTCACGATATTTAAAAGATAGTTCAGTTCACGTAAGAGGGTTGAACTTAAAATGAGGGccaggttgttgtttttttttaccttaaaattaatcacatgaaataaataattctcttcAGAAAtgactagggctttacaatgatggtgaaaacttggagaaatgttgAGGTTACATGGATTAAAATCGTCCTAAAAGTCACATAGGATACACAGAGATGCACAGAGATGCACAGAGATGCACAGAGATGCACAGAGATCACAGAGATGCACAGAGATGCACAGAGATGCACAGAGATGCACAGAGatcacagagaggcacagagatgcacagagaggcacagagaggcaCAAAGAtgcacagagaggcacagagaggcacagagatgCACAAAGAtgcacagagaggcacagagaggcacagagatgcacagagaggcacagagatgcacagagaggcacagagatatatagagatgcacagagatgcagagatgcacagagatgcacagagatgcacagagatgcacagagatgcacagagaggcacagagatgcacagagacagagatgcacagagatgcacagagaggcacagagatgcacagagagccacagagaggcacagagatcACAGAGATGCACAGAGATGCACAGAGATGCACAGAGGGAcaattttggcactttagcaagtctttattcatattcaAAATCAGATTTATCGAATTTTCCAAaaggtctatattaaagggcacttcatttaataagacaggcttttaaaatgcaataattgtgcacaatttctacttgaaATACCAAAGGGACGCAAAAAGGCACTCATTTCATGGAACGCCCCTACGAACACACCAAGCGACATGGGCGTGGTTCTGTGACTGAAAACATATCTGAGTCTATAGCTTAGTAGAGTAAGTAAGTCAATTAAATGAGCATTAGTTAATTAAGGTGTGGTTTCATGTCTAGACAAGAATCACTAGCGTGGGATGCTTATAATCAACATTCAAATATAGGGTATGATCTCACATATTATGACTTTAGCTAATAAATCATGTATAAatgaaaatatacatttaaatGCAGACCGTGTTTGTTGTTCAAATTCCTTTGATCCCTGTATGGAGCGGTAGTATTGTGGGTGGTGACAGACTGTGACAAACTAAAGTAAATAGGCATGATTTGCTTTCCCTTCTACTGACACAATCAGTACCACTGCTGCAACTAACTGTCCAAGTGATTGTGCATTTAGTCCCAGTTCTAGAACAGCACTATAACACATCAGTAAGTATCTAGCTCACCTCTGGTGCGTCCTGCAGATCTGGCTCAGCATTTCTATGTGTTCCTGTCCAGTGCTGTTGGTCTCAGCTGGGGAGGTGCTCTCTGCTACTCTGTTACGCTCTCTCCACTGGCTCTCTGaaagcacacagaacacacaggttatgattaacacacacacacacacacacacacacacacacacacacacacacacacacacacacacacacacacacacacacacacacacacacacacacacacacacacacacacacatacaggtacaaacatacagacacagtGCAATTGGAAGAATGACAGGGTTATATTTTGTCAGTGATGGGTTTAGGACTTCAGGCTGCAGTGACAGAACAGATGTGTGGAGTAGAGTGCAGTACCCCAGTCCTCCTGCAGGGCAGCAAGATTGGACAGGAGGCGCTCATGGTACAGTTTCTCCAGCTGCAGGAACTGCACCGCCCACTGGTCTGATAACCATTAGAAGTTAAGGAAACCAGATACCACAACAGCCAATAACAGCTGTCCCTGAGGCTGTCAACTCGGGATTCAAAAGACAGGATCATATTAACAAACTTGTGACAAATAAGCATCTGGTGTTTTGAAGATGACATAAATAAATACTGGAATTTTAAAGCTACTCCAGGACATGTTCTGCTGctcaataaataaaatatttgacCAGAatatgtactttactatttttcaGTCGACTGTGTTGGATTATTTCCAGTAGAACCCTTTTCTCTCCCCAGAACTTCCACACCAGGTCCTCCCAGAAATCAACCACCACTATGGTTGCatcttagggaatagggtgccatttgagaagcaCACTATGTCTCTGGACATAGACACAAACCTTTCACATCCACACACAACTCTCTCTATACTGCGGGGCCCAGTTACCATGGTAACAGAGCAAACAGGGCGACAGAGTAGACTCCAGCTAGGAGACTCCAGAGGAAACAGACTGCAAGGGACAAAGGGAAATCCACCCGTGACAGAACAGGCCAAATACTAAGGACCTCGCCACACACGAAAATACCCGACCAATAGAAACTCAGAAACTAAACATCATATTCCGCTCTGCCCAGCACACTTGGAAACACGTTACCTTGGTTACCCAGAGGTCAAATACCCTCGCAAATGTTTGTCATTTCCTATTGGTCTTCTGGGGAAAATGCCATTAACAATTGTGATAACCTTTGTGCAAAGGAAGGAAGCGAAGTCTCCTCCCTCTCAAATGGAAATTTGAGGCCAAACCCCTTCCCCCTGCTAATTTCACCTGTGTTTATAATGGCCAAAAGAGACTGTTTGTTTTTATGCATTTTTACAATATaggcaattttgactttgtgtctGTGGAATCTAGTAGAAACAGTTTATCATCTGCTGGGAAATCACTGCACAAGCACCGCCTTGGCCCAATCCAGATTCGTTCAAATAATCAATGAAGAAAACCCAAAACCAGGAACTGCTGCTGCTCGTAATCACATAGTTCTAGGTGAGCCTTGACAGATTCTCGTTTGTCCACGTGAATCTGTCCATGAGAGATTAGGAAACACTGCAAaaaaaattgtccctttccttcAGTCAGTTGAATGGATCTAaaagtaacattataaatactgtCACCACCGTTCCCAGAGTGACATCATAAATCACTGTCACCACAGTCCCCAGAGTGGCATCATAAATCACTGTCACCACAGTTGCCAGAGTGACATCATAAATCACTGTCACCACAGTCCCCAGAGTGACATCATAAATCACTGGCACCACAGTCCCCAGAGTGACATCATAAATCACTGTCACCACAGTTCCCAGAGTGACATCATAATTCCCTGGCACCACAGTCCCCAGAGTGATATAATAAATCACTGTCACCACAGTTCCCAGAGTGACATCATCAATCACTGTCACCACAGTCCCCAGAGTGACATCATAAATCACTGTCACCACAGTCCTCAGAGTGACATCTTAAATCACTGGCACCACAGTCCCCAGAGTGACATCATAAATCACTGTCACCACAGTTCCCAGAGTGACATCACACTGGCACCACAGTCCCCAGAGTGACATCAAATCACTTCCCACAGTTCCCAGACATCATAAACAGTCCATCATAAAGCCCTGGCACCACAGTCCCCAGAGTGACATCATAAATCACTGTCACCACAGTTCCCAGAGTGACATCATAAATCCCTGGCACCACAGTCCCCAGAGTGACATCCTAAATCAGTGTCACCACAGTTCCCAGAGGGACATCATAAAACACTATCACCACAGTCCCTGGAGTGACATCATAATTCCCTGGCACCACAGTCCTCAGACTGACATCATAAATCACTGTCACCACAGTCCTCAGAGTGACATCATAAATCACTGTCACCACAGTCCCCGGAGTGACATCATAATTCCCTGGCACCACAGTCCTCAGACTGACATCATAAATCACTGTCACCACAGTCCTCAGAGTGACATCATAAATCACTGTCACCACAGTCCTCAGAGTGACATCATAAATCACTGTCACCACAGTCCCCGGAGTGACATCATAATTCCCTGGCACCACAGTCCTCAGAGTGACATCATAAATCACTGTCACCACAGTCCCCGGAGTGACATCATAATTCCCTGGCACCACAGTCCTCAGAGTGACATCATAAATCACTGTCACCACAGTTCCCAAAGCTTCGAAAGAAACACactgcaattcaacagctcaattAAAACAAAAGACATAGTGGAGATAAGTATTAGGAATGTGATGGCAAGGATACAGTCCTCATCCAGGGAGTAGGCCTCTGCT is part of the Oncorhynchus tshawytscha isolate Ot180627B linkage group LG18, Otsh_v2.0, whole genome shotgun sequence genome and encodes:
- the cnstb gene encoding consortin, connexin sorting protein b, which produces MGNKSSSPSRDPDTDTTQREERTNTGTASGSGHPGPCPDLLASLQSLGEHNDHTLLPQSLHQIAEAYSLDEDYQWAVQFLQLEKLYHERLLSNLAALQEDWESQWRERNRVAESTSPAETNSTGQEHIEMLSQICRTHQRPMLSAKMSMADTVLKDSHNTRGQCDGREKERSPSHHGKVRVNNPVRQSEEDVKETTSTGAVPDMAEEGGEEGERGKEELEEEGQGVDEEEVFEESPEEEVQVVEWPVGVPQASAEDLDKLSQVEERSSADGLVSILKRRRASLDGLPPEGPDAAKHNSKRKVHFSQPEDGMEPDEVGGDSCLILLLLCLVTVVISLGGTALYCTLADTYSSICIDFSHNVDFYVVHVQRFLDRFSHWMPIRS